The nucleotide sequence CCTATTCCTTCTCAAGGAAGCGTGTGAGGGATGACTACCGAAAGAACTCCGGAGGAGCAGCAATGTACCGGTATTCGGTTCTCCCTTCGGGAGTTTGCCGGGTCGGTCGGTGACTTCGGGACGATCTTTCCGATCATCCTCGGGGTGGGGATTGCAGCCGGGGTCAATGTCAGCTATGCATTCCTTGGGGTGGGCCTCTGGTTCATCATCGCCGGACTCTATTACCGGCTCCCCATCCCGATCGAGCCGATGAAGGCGATCGGTGCCATCGCCATCGCCGAAGGGCTGACGGCGGGGGAGATCGCCGCCTCCGGGATCATTATCGGGATCTTCCTCCTCCTCCTCGGGTATGGAAAGGGGATGGAACGCCTCCAGAGGGTGATCCCGGTGAGTGTTATCCGGGGGATTCAGGTCGGCCTTGCACTCATTCTTCTCAGGACATCGTCTGGCTATATCATGATCGACCCGGTCTTTGCGGGGTTTGCCATCCTGATCATCGGTATCTTCTTCATCGCCTCGTATCTGAAGCAGATTCCGGATCTCTCTTCCCTTATTGTTATCGGAACCGGGCTCGGCGTGGGGATCTATATGACCGGGATGCCCCCGTTTCGGATGATCGAGGTCCCTCATCTTATCATCCCGGCATCCGGCGACTGGCTCTTCTCGACGATTCATCTGGTGATCCCGCAGATCCCCCTGACGCTTGGGAACTCGATCCTCGCCACCTCGCTCCTTACGCTCGATCTCTTCAGGCATGAGGTGAGGCCGGATCGGCTGGCAAAGACAGTCGGATTGATGAACCTGACGACGGTTCCATTCGGCGGGTTTCCGATGTGCCATGGTGCAGGAGGGCTTGCGGCACAGTACCGGTTCGGTGCCCGGACCGGCGGTGCAAACATTATCGCCGGACTCATCATCATCGGTTTTGCCATCGCCTTTGCACCCCCCGAGGTGCTGACCCTTATCCCCTATGGCATCTTCGGCGGTCTCCTCATCTTCGTTGCCCTTGAGATCGGAAAGCATGGCATGAAGACCGACTCCTATCCGGTGACGATCATCATGGCCGTCGTTGCTCTCATCGGCGGCATCACGCCTGCATTTGTGATCGGGATGATCCTGGCATATATCATGGGGAGCAGGTAAGAGATTTCGCGGGTGGATCATCGCGTCGCTCTGGTTTCGCCGGGTTACCGGGGGTTCATCGAGATCCACGGCTGACAGAGGAAACCGGGATTTTTTTATACATGTAGATCGTTTCCTTCATA is from Methanocalculus alkaliphilus and encodes:
- a CDS encoding putative sulfate/molybdate transporter, with protein sequence MTTERTPEEQQCTGIRFSLREFAGSVGDFGTIFPIILGVGIAAGVNVSYAFLGVGLWFIIAGLYYRLPIPIEPMKAIGAIAIAEGLTAGEIAASGIIIGIFLLLLGYGKGMERLQRVIPVSVIRGIQVGLALILLRTSSGYIMIDPVFAGFAILIIGIFFIASYLKQIPDLSSLIVIGTGLGVGIYMTGMPPFRMIEVPHLIIPASGDWLFSTIHLVIPQIPLTLGNSILATSLLTLDLFRHEVRPDRLAKTVGLMNLTTVPFGGFPMCHGAGGLAAQYRFGARTGGANIIAGLIIIGFAIAFAPPEVLTLIPYGIFGGLLIFVALEIGKHGMKTDSYPVTIIMAVVALIGGITPAFVIGMILAYIMGSR